The genomic DNA CCCTGGCACATGCTCCCGCCATCATCATGTTCTGCCTCACCAAAGATCCCAGAAATACAGAGCCAAGAAATCCTGGAGTGAAAGCTCTGAGAATGTGAGCCAAAATACGGCTTTTCTCTCCTTAGCTTGATTTTCTCAGctccccgccctctctctctctctctcatgcacacacctccctccctccctccctccctccccctctctcccacacacCCCTAAGTAGTGCACGCTCCCATTTATCCACTACTCTCTACCTACTCACCTTTACATCTACTCAGAAGTCAGCCTCCGCACATCCACTCATACCATCGCCTTTCCATTTGTCCATCTATTCACATACACTCCTACCCACCCATCTGTTCACGCAGCACCCCTCAATTCATCCCATAACCTCTCCGTCCACTGACCCGACCTAACAACACTGTGGTTAAGCAGCAGATGCTGCTCCCAACAATGTTAGTGCTCAAGGATGGCACAGGAATTTGCCATCCGTCCTGGGTATTCGTGGCCCCCAAGTGCCTGCAGCTGGCGCACAGTACACAATGGTTATCACCAGCTGCCTTTGGAGGTAAGTAGAGgcagaaaaatggaaacaagcaGAAGTCTCCATAATCACAGCTCAGCGTGAGTAGCTATGAAACCTGGGGCAGAAGTGGAGTACGTGTCACGCATGGCTATGGGGCACTTTAAAAGGATTTGGGCAGAAACAGGACTCAGTATggccaagattttttttaatagatcaCTATGGTTTCTGAGGTGATGGGCCTCATTCACCTTTGGAAAAGGTTGTAGGATTCTAACCCCCTGGCTAAGGACGCAGATGCCACTCTGAGCTACAAAGCCAGCATGCGTCAGCAGGGACTCAGTGCCCAGTTCCACTCAGGCTCCACCTGCAGGCTCCTCTCATGGGGCACCCTCTCCATCTTGGAGAACCTAGCTCAAGGTCAGAGCTTGTGAGGAGCTTTCTGTTCCCATCCCAGGGTGACTCCAGGGCCagtcatgcccccccccccccagcagatgGCAAACACATACTATCGGGTCCTGGCTGGGTGATTCACCTACTCTCCATCTGTGAGCACCCAGAAGGCGGAGGTGTGTGCTGTCCACCCTGTGGGTCAGCACACACTCACAAGAAGGACCTGTTGAACACAGGCCGAGTAATATGCAAAGTGCTGGTGTGAGGTCTGAAGGGACTAAAAGAACTAGAGACGACTGGTGTATCCTGGGTTCCTACCACCTCAAGAGCCTGGCCAGAGGAATGCCTAAAAACtaaatgttgttttgtttaactgCCCTCTCCCACTTTAAGCCTCATAtagagtctctctacatagcccaggctagcctcagacccacaattcttctgcctcagctcctgagtactaggatcacaagcacacaccatcacacctagCCTGTTTAGCTTTTATTGTTGAGGCCAAGAAACCCTAAATGGATGAACGGTGGATAGATAGGGGTGGAAGGTGGGGTTGGGAGCTTCAAGTTCCAGCACCAGTGCCCCTGCTCAGATTCCGATATCCCTTTGACAACCCCCACCCGTGCCCCAGTGTTTCAGGAGAATATGGAGTTCAGTGTGTTCCTAGTACAGGCCATGACCCTGATCTCAGAAGAACGAACTCAGCTCAGAAAGGCCCCAAGAAGAGCAGGGTaagtctcagaggacagcttaagGTAGGGCTGAAGAATCCAACCCAATGTAGGACCACAGGGACAGGGATCTGCTAAGGGGGACACAACTCCATAGCCCCTATCTCAGCTCAATTCCATGATTACGGAGAGAGGCCGCTTGGCCCAGCTGCTATTAGAATTACCCATTCACACATCAAACTCCCTGCTCATCCCGGCAAAGGTAAGAACCGTGGGAGCCTGGAAGAATGCATAGGCCAGTGAATACACAGACGAAGCTCTGTCCAGGGCACTCTGGCTGAAAGGCATCAGGAGAGCTATGCTAGACAGGCACCACCTGGCCCTGCAAGGGCTTAAGGGCAGAGAGCTGAGGGAGGCCAAAGCCACAAGAGTGGGAGCAGACCCCCACTTCTGCCTGCGTAGAAGCCTCTGGACGCCACAGCCAGGGCTAATGTGGACCACGGTGACAACAGTCTATAGTGAAAGCAACCTGATCCTCCTTCTAGGGGGCAGGTGAGTGAAGTGCTGGACTTGAGAAACAAATCCTCAGAGGCTTGGTCAGGAAGGGAGGCTCCCCTTAAACACCCTAAACACATGGCCACACCGGAAGAGCactgatagatagatgatgggtCCTTCCCAGTGGGCAAACGGGTCTTAGAAGATTTTCAACGGAGGGACCAGGAGGAACTGCagtccacacatacatacacgttcaaggagacacacacatatttgcactCGTACATGCATTCCCATGATCTCTCTCCAATTCATCATCAGCATTCACGCCTACCCACAACCCCTGCCACTGCTCTTTGCAGCACAGACTCGTGTGTACAATATGCCCAGTGTGTTATGTGTTTGCAGAAAGGAGGGACCCTTCTGCAGCCACAAGGTTGCACAGATCAATATAACGAACTCATCCCCGCAGACATGTATGCCTTCAGCTCTCACTGGAACCCTGATGCCCACATCTCACAATTCCCAAGCAGAGGCCCAAGTAGTGTGTGACAGAATCACAAGCACTGAATACCTAGACCCCTAAGTGTACATGCAAGATTCATAAGTTTACATGCAAGATTAGCATGCAagtaaatgtatacacacataaacacacatacactcgcATGCGTgtacgcatgcacatgcattGGCCCGCACATCAGGTTCACCGGCATTGACATTTCCAAACTTGACTCCAACCTCTACTGGGTCTGCCTTTCTCCCCTAATGTCCCAGAGAACccaccatctctgcctcctctagAGCCTGGGCCACACTAGGAGTCACAACACAAAGGTAGAGCTTGATATTCAAAGCACTTCCTCTATCACAAGGCCCTTCTCTGGGGTCAGTCCAGAAATACCAGAGCTGAGGCCCAGGGCCTACAGCCAGGGCTGCCTCCCTGATACAGCCCTGAGCAGCCTTAGAATAGAAAGAaatctgcccccccaccccccaatgaggaaggaaagtgaaggaggcagggaggagctggCTGGGCCCCTGGGATGGAAAAGAGACAGCTTCAGGGTGTCCATCACTCTGCTTGCACTCAACATGCATGTCCCAAGCATCCACTGCCTGCATCCTCACGGCCCTTTCCTAATCCACGCTGGGGAAAGAGACACTGAAGTTCCACAAGGCCAGAGCACCTGGTCCAAGCCCCACATTGTATAAGCAAGGGGCGGGGACTCACTGCCAAGCAGGCTCCCTCTGGAGTTGCCTGTTGAGCTCCAGGGCCCAGATGTCTCTAAGCAGTCCTGGTCTAGGTAAGAGAAAGCTGGTGTGACCTGGGTACATGCTTAATCTTCCCACTTGGAGATCCACTACTCTTCCATGAAAGGACCCCAGGCTGCTCCACCTGGAACGGAAATTGCCCTGGGACCTGCCGAGGGCACTGGGGCCTCAGGTCTGGCCATGTTGGCTAGAGATGAGTCAATGTTGTTATTACTTAtgaaggggtgggagggagctAGAAACCTCAATGCTTCACGCTCCAGCCGACAGCATCCCCGGCCCCACAGGAACCCAGTCCTCTGAGAGCTGGTTGCTATGGATACACTCCCAAGGGTCCCAGCCTTCCAGCCCCCAAGCCCCTGCACAGCCCCCAGAGTTTGCTCTAACATCAGTGAGTCCTGGGGGAAGCGAGGGGTGGGTGAACAGACAGCTGGGTCCCTGGCCCCAGGCGTGCCCAGGCAGGGGGCAAGGTCCCCCTCTGGGGTAAAAGCTAGAATGAGGAACTACCTAGGCTTTGTCTAGCTCCTTTCTGCAAAAGGTCCAtctgttctggcctctgggcTGGCAGGAGTGGGATTTTCCAGCTGGAGCCTTGAGCTCATATGGACCTGTGGACAGAGAAAGGCCTGGGGAGGGATAGGAATAAGGCTTCAATCTGCCTGGTGTGCGGAGGAGCTGTGTATTCTTGGCTACTTCCAACCTTTCTGAGTCTGGAGTCCCTCCCTCTACCAAAACAGAGACCTCACAGTACAGCTCTTTCTTATTGTTGTGGAGATCAGTGCTGTTGCTGGTGGCCAAGACAGATCCCCTCATGTAGTGAGGATTTTTTAAAGAGAGGTATTCAGTGCAGGGCAgactggggagggggtgtggggagtTCCAGGAGCTCAGGATTTGGAGTTAGCCCAAGGAGCCTCCTGGCATCAGGACCCTCGATGCAATGGTGGGAGGGCTGGAACCGTGGATAATCCAGGCTGGGATGCACTGAGGAAAGGCAAGCCCTTGTACAAGAACAAGACTGCCCTAAATTCCATTCCTGCTAGCTGCATCCCCATGCAGGCAGGATGGGCCATTGAATGGCTCGGGGAGAATGGTGGTCAAGAGTATGGACTGTGAGAAGAATAGGAGTTCAAAtcccgcctctgcctctagaCAGCTAAGGCCTGGGCAGCCAAACTCACCACTCTGTGCTTGTGTCCTTTGCAAAAATGAGTGCTGGAAGGAGTGCTCAGAAGACAAGTGACTGGCACACGCTCACCTCACAGACACAGTGGACCAGAAGTGGGAGTGGCAGCACAGGACCCATCCTCTGTGTCCAACAGCCCCCCTCCtcccgcaacacacacacacacacacacacacacacactccagagccCCTATACTCACCAGGACTAGCTAGCCACAGTGCCCTAACCATACAAGGCTCATGGGGTCAGAGATGGGCAGCAAGACCAGTGGCCACGCTCTAGATTCCTGAGAGGTATCCCACTGAGCCTGTTCAGAAGCTTCACTCAGCTGACAGGCCAAGAGATAAAGGGGTCCCACGGCCTCCAAGGAGAGGCCTCTGTTCCTTCAATTTCCAACGAGTTTCACAGTTCTGTCTGTATTTGGGCATGCTTCCCTTAGCCGGGTGTCTACAGGCAGGTCTCTTGGGTTCACTGGGCTtcctcagtcccaccctccacaCTCACAGGCAAAAAGGACACCCTCAGCGGGATGCGCTTTcactctctccagctctctcccaACCCCAGATCTGGGTTCCTATCCTGAGacaaaacaccttcagcaaacacCCCCCGCGCTTCATCAAGCACCTGTGCCAGGTGGCTTCCCCATCCTGCCTCCCTATCAATGGTACCAGCAAGCAAGCCTCCAAGGAGAGGTACCCTGGAGACCTATGTGGTACCTCCTCCATCTGGAAACACAACATATATGTGGTGGGAATTTCTGGCCCAGGCTGTCTGACACCCAAGGCCACGCAGGCTGCAACCACCCTCTGGTGCTCACCCACCTAAAGCCAAGGCCCTAGTGGGCTCACTGCTAGTCCATACTTCCTCTGCCTCAGTTATAGCAACATATTATGAGACTGTGAATCTCCTGAGTGTATAAGCCTCAAAGGTGAGATCCACTCTTGGCTCTCAGGCACCTCCAAACATAAAGGGTACTCCAGACAAATCTGACGGCTGCGTCGAACAATTGCTAGTGACCAAATCAGAACCGTACCATATCCAAGGGTCTTCCCCACACCGTAACTGCACCAGCTACCATGATGCTATCCATGACACTCTGTCAGCACAAGTTGTGGCAAGCGTATACAGTCCCAACCAATCCTCGGTTCTAAGACTCAGGTGTATCCCGTTACCACTAGGATCTGTGTTACAAGAATCCAAGATTGAGAACCAGGAGCTGTACAGTGATTCACTCAAGGAGACGCAATAAGTTGAGCAATCAGTTCACTCCAGAGAAATAGCAAAGATGCATCACATAGGCAACGTTTATTGTGTGGTAACCACTATGCTGGGCATTTTTTTCTGCATGTCACCGGCCCCTCACAATAGATTTATTACTCCCATTGTACGGGTAAGCTGTTGACGAACCAGACCCAGAGAGGCACAAAAAAATACACGCCACACAGCTGGAAGGAAACAGTGACATGGAGGCTCAAACCACAGGGCAGAGCAGACATGCTTAACTCACATTGGCAGTGCTGCCTCTCTGGGTGGCTAAGCCAGACATACCACGAAGAAGTACCTGCAGGGGTATTGTCTCTGTGGGTAACCACTGATCCCCAAGGAGAAGAAGACAGGAATGACTGTCAGGCTACACTTACCCGGGGCACTGGTGACGTCTGGGCACCTTTCCGGGGCCCACTGGTCTCCGGTGTAAGATCTCGGTGGTCCACCTGCATGTGGCTCTCCAGGTCCTCGGCACTCTCGAACTTGACATTGCATTCAGGGCAGCGGAGGCCAGCACAGGGCCGGTCAGCAGGTTCGGGTGGGGCCAGGCCACCCACCTGTCCATTGGCACTACGGGCCATGCAGCCCGCACATAGGCCATAGGGTAGCCCATTGACATCAAGCCTGACCAGGTCCTGCTTGCTACGGAACTCTTTGAGGCACAGGGCGCACTTGTAGAGCTTCTGCAGGCCCTGGCCATTGGGGGATGATGCCGCCGAGCTGCCCGCCAGCTTCTGCATGTGAAAGGTGCCGTGGATCTTGAGCTCCAGCGTGGAGGTGACAGTCTGCATACAGACCACACAGCGGAAGCCGGTGAGGGAGTTGCGCAAGTCGGGGTGCATCTGGCAGTGCTCAATGAACTCCTCCTCGCTCTGCAGGGGCATTTTGCAGATGCGACAGGTGCCTGTGTCCAGGCTCTTGCTGTGGGTCACCTTGTGCTCAGTGAGCGTCAGCAGCGAGGGGAAGCGCTCGCCACAGATGGGACACATGTAGTGCTTGGCAGGGCCCCGGTGCGTCTGCAGGTGTTCCCGGAGCCCGTTCTCCGAGAAGAAAGTCCGTGAGCACACGTTGCACTTGTGGCTGCCCTTGATGAATTCTGCCTTCTTGCGTGAGCCATCGTCCTCTCCAGGCCGGATGTTGTGGTCCCTAAGCCGGTGGTTCTGCAGCAGCACCTCCATGGTGTAGGCCGCGCCACAGATGTCGCAGCCATACATGGGCTCAGAGGCATCCACGTCATCCTCACTGGCCTCGTGGCTGTTTGGCGCCTCAGGGTTCTTGAGCAGCATGCCCTGCAGGTCAGCAGGCTCGGCCTTCTTGGCGGAAGCGGGGGGCACCCCGTTGGTCGTGCCGTTCTCCGCAGCTGCATCGAACACGCAGTGCTTCTCCCGCAGGTGCTTCTCCAGCAGGAGGACGGCGTGGAAGGCCTTGCTGCAGAAGCGGCAGTTGTACTTCTTGCTGTGCGTGGTGATGTGGCACTGCAGCTCCACCTCAGTGCTGAAGGTCTCACCGCAGAAGATGCACTTGTGGGCCTTGGCCGGGTTGCCGAGGTGACTGTGTTTAACATGCACCTGCAGGTCAGCCTCCTTGCGGAAGTCCCAGTTGCAGGCTGTGCAGCGGTACATCTTCTTCTCGTTGCTGTGTTTCACGGCCAGGTGCACCTGGATGGACACCTTGGAGTCGAAGACCTCCTGGCACAGAGTGCAGTGGTACAGCACGAAGGTGTGCATGTCCAGAAGGTGCTTCTGCAAGTCGTCCACCGAGGAGAACTGCTTGTCGCAGCTCTCGCAGACGTAGTGGGTGGACGTGGTCATGTAATGCACCGTCAGATGCTGCAGGAGGGACTCCTGAGAGTCGAAGTCCTCTTTGCACTGGGGGCAGGCCTGCTTCCGAAGCAGCAGCTCCAGGTGCAGCTTCAGGTGGGTCTGGAAGCTCTCGAAGTTGGAGAACTTGAGGTCACACTGATTGCACGGGTACTCGCCGTTGGAGATGGAGTTGGCACTCCCCGAGAGCCGCTGCCGTTTCGGGGAAGACACCTCGACGTCCGACGAGCCTGGGCTCTGCTCCGCCTTGGACTTCTTGCTGTGCGCCAGCGGAATGTTCTTATGGTTCTCTTTGATGTGCTTAGTGAGCTTCAGGATGGAGCCGAAGATCGGGGAGTTGGTACAGTACGGGCAAGAGTAGACCTCCATGAAGGACTGCGTGGGCTGGACCACAGGAGACTCCAGCTTGGTGCTGCCCACGCTGCAGTGCGCCTGCTGGATGTGCTCCGTGAGGGAGGACTCCGTGAGGAAGCCCATGGAGCACTGGTTGCAGAAGAAAGCATTGTTCCCGTCAGGGGGGTTGGCACTGGGGCCACAGTGCGAGACTCGGATATGCTCCTGCAGGCTGTTGATGTCAGCGAACATCTCGGGGCAGTAGTTGCAGTGGAAGGCAGAGATGTTGCCAAATTGCATGAGGGGGTAGGCGTGGCTCTTGTGCAGCTTGCGCACGTGCTCATTGAGGTTGTAGAGTGTGGGCATGGAGTCTAGGCAGATCTGACACGTGTGGCTCTGCTGAGGTTTATCCGCGTGAATCGTCTTCAGATGGAtctccagcacagccaggctgGTGAAGTCCCGCTTAGAACAATAGGGGCAGCTGTAGACCACCTTGGACCAGCTCTGCCCGTCCTCCCGCATCTTCTTTTGTCCCCTCAGTGGCTTCAAGGTGGAGTCCGGTGTGGACCCGCGCTCCACAGAAGCGCTGGAGTCAGGTGTAGCGCTGCTCATGGAAGCCACACTGCCCAGCACAGGGTCAGGGCTGACACTGTGGTTACTGGAGTCAGGCTGCCGGTGGCTGTCCAGGTGGCAATAGACACCCTCCACAGATGAGAACTGCTCGGGGCACATGGGGCACTTGTGTTTCTGGTTGGCGTGGGCCTGGTGGATGTGGGCGAGCAGCGTGCTCTCGTCGACAAAGACCTCAGGGCAGTGGATGCACTGCAGGTCCGCCTTCTCGGAGAGCTGTGGGTGGAGGGTGAGCACGtgcttctccagctcctctgtctGGCTAAAGGTGTCCTCACAGTAGTCACACATGAAGTCGTCCTTCTTGGCTTCCTTCTCCGACTTGGCCAGGTGTtccttgttcttcttgtgggCCTGCATGTGGCTCTGCAGAGAGCTGGTGGAGGAGAAGCCGCGCTTGCACACACTGCACTTGAACGGCTTGCTCGAGCTGTGGGTCTTCAGGTGGATCTTGAGGTGGTCGCTGCGGGAGAAAGCCGCCTCGCACTCGTGACAGTGGTACTTCTTGTCGCCCGTGTGCAGCTTGATGTGCCGGTCTCGGCTCCTCTTGTGTTTGAAGAGGCGGCTGCAGAAGGTGCACTTGAACGGCAGCTTGTCGCTGTGGATCTGCTCGTGCCTCTTCAGGTAGCTCAGGCGGATGAAGGACTTGTCGCAGAACTGGCAAGGGTACGGCAGGCCGGTGCCGCCTTCTTCCTCGCCGAGGCCGAGGTCACAGCCATCTCCGATCATCTGCGTGGGTGACGCAACATCCTTGCTGGAGGGAGACGAAGCCACCCAGGAGAGCTGTGGGTCGTCATCACCATCTgcaggggaaggcagaggagagatTAGAGGCAATTCCCAGGGCCGCTGGGAAGCAAGGACAGAGCCGGTTTCTCGACAGCTCGCTGCTGAGCCTGTGCAGCTGGCCAACTGCTGCAGGGGAGGGGTGAGGATGGGGCTGGAAGTAAGTGGACATACAGGCCTTCCCATGCACAGAAGACACAGCAAAGGGGTGGCAGAGTACGGAAGGCAAATGTCTTTTTCCACAGTGACACTTGCCTGAACTTGAGTGAACGgtagtacacacacacccccaccagaGGTGCAGCTTTCAGCCACTTCCCCTGGTGTGAGGAGGGGGGCGGCAGCCTGGACAAAGTCACCAGAAATGACCTCACAGACCATCAGTCCCACAAGCCAAAAAGGAATCCAAGTCCCCTAATTCCAAGCACATCTAGGAGTCAACTTCCATCAACCCTCGGCCCTAGCCCCCAttccccagctcccagcccccagcctcaaGGGGAATCCTATTGGCTCTTTGGGTACAAGCAAAATTTAGCAAAAACAACAGTAAATGCCCTTTATTTTAACAGCCCCTCCATATTCGTGGAGGGGGAACTGACAGAGTTGGGAATTGCTGTTGTCTGGTAATAAAACAAGACACAAGGGGTGTAAAATTACAGGGCACCTAACATCAGACTCCAGTATGAAAACGAAGCAAGCTGAGGGCAGAAAGGAAGACCTAAGGTTCCCAGCCAGCACTCCCCAAGGAGTTCCATTCTTTGTTTCCAATCCTGGCTTTATCCTACTCGCCCAGGAGCCCAGGTGACCGCCATAAAGATGGACTGAGCCACCAAAGGCCAGAGCCCAGGGCTAGCAGCCTTTCAGCCCACGTCAAGGACTCCATGCTCCCCAGAGACAAGAGGGACCTCTCTAGCCCTTCCAACCTCTGAGGGAAGCTAAACAAACCTCAGGGCTGGCCATTTCtgggaaaacaaaagcacacaggACACAGCAAATAAAGCCAGGGAAGTTTGCGAAGCACAGCGGGGGCTGGACAGAGCCAGCGCGAGCAGGAATGCGTTCCGAGGCTCAAGTTTCTCATCGAGTGGATTTAAAACTTAATAATGAATGAAACAGACCGCAGGCTGCTGCGGGCAGGGGAGAGACAAACAAAAGCCCAGATTCGGCTGCACTGACCTTGTCTTGTGACCCCAAGAAAAGAGACCAGGGCCCCTGGCCACACTGCCAGTCTCCAGCCAGTCAGCTCAGTCCACAGAAAAACCTTCACACAGAAGTTGCCCCCTGGACCCACagggagagaagaagacagacagCCACACACCCAGCATATgcaaccacatgtacacacagacacctaCACATTTTACCCAGCGCTCTCAACGCCACTCACATATGTAAGCACATGTGTTCAACCCCATTACACATCGCTCCCAAAACATGCACCTATacgctcacacactcacacccacgtgcacacccacccacactaaCTTAGAGGTGCACTCACCCTTGCTGTGTCGCATGTGTATATGCAGCCCGTATACCAGAGTCACAACATTCACATTTATAGACACcatacacttaaacacacaccttacacacacacacacacacacacacacacacacacactacacacta from Acomys russatus chromosome 26, mAcoRus1.1, whole genome shotgun sequence includes the following:
- the Znf423 gene encoding zinc finger protein 423 isoform X2 is translated as MEDESIYTCDHCQQDFESLADLTDHRAHRCPGDGDDDPQLSWVASSPSSKDVASPTQMIGDGCDLGLGEEEGGTGLPYPCQFCDKSFIRLSYLKRHEQIHSDKLPFKCTFCSRLFKHKRSRDRHIKLHTGDKKYHCHECEAAFSRSDHLKIHLKTHSSSKPFKCSVCKRGFSSTSSLQSHMQAHKKNKEHLAKSEKEAKKDDFMCDYCEDTFSQTEELEKHVLTLHPQLSEKADLQCIHCPEVFVDESTLLAHIHQAHANQKHKCPMCPEQFSSVEGVYCHLDSHRQPDSSNHSVSPDPVLGSVASMSSATPDSSASVERGSTPDSTLKPLRGQKKMREDGQSWSKVVYSCPYCSKRDFTSLAVLEIHLKTIHADKPQQSHTCQICLDSMPTLYNLNEHVRKLHKSHAYPLMQFGNISAFHCNYCPEMFADINSLQEHIRVSHCGPSANPPDGNNAFFCNQCSMGFLTESSLTEHIQQAHCSVGSTKLESPVVQPTQSFMEVYSCPYCTNSPIFGSILKLTKHIKENHKNIPLAHSKKSKAEQSPGSSDVEVSSPKRQRLSGSANSISNGEYPCNQCDLKFSNFESFQTHLKLHLELLLRKQACPQCKEDFDSQESLLQHLTVHYMTTSTHYVCESCDKQFSSVDDLQKHLLDMHTFVLYHCTLCQEVFDSKVSIQVHLAVKHSNEKKMYRCTACNWDFRKEADLQVHVKHSHLGNPAKAHKCIFCGETFSTEVELQCHITTHSKKYNCRFCSKAFHAVLLLEKHLREKHCVFDAAAENGTTNGVPPASAKKAEPADLQGMLLKNPEAPNSHEASEDDVDASEPMYGCDICGAAYTMEVLLQNHRLRDHNIRPGEDDGSRKKAEFIKGSHKCNVCSRTFFSENGLREHLQTHRGPAKHYMCPICGERFPSLLTLTEHKVTHSKSLDTGTCRICKMPLQSEEEFIEHCQMHPDLRNSLTGFRCVVCMQTVTSTLELKIHGTFHMQKLAGSSAASSPNGQGLQKLYKCALCLKEFRSKQDLVRLDVNGLPYGLCAGCMARSANGQVGGLAPPEPADRPCAGLRCPECNVKFESAEDLESHMQVDHRDLTPETSGPRKGAQTSPVPRKKTYQCIKCQMTFENEREIQIHVANHMIEEGINHECKLCNQMFDSPAKLLCHLIEHSFEGMGGTFKCPVCFTVFVQANKLQQHIFAVHGQEDKIYDCSQCPQKFFFQTELQNHTMSQHAQ
- the Znf423 gene encoding zinc finger protein 423 isoform X1, encoding MSRRKQAKPRSVKVEEGEASDFSLAWDSSVAAAGGLEGEPECDRKTSRALEDRNSVTSQEERNEDDEDMEDESIYTCDHCQQDFESLADLTDHRAHRCPGDGDDDPQLSWVASSPSSKDVASPTQMIGDGCDLGLGEEEGGTGLPYPCQFCDKSFIRLSYLKRHEQIHSDKLPFKCTFCSRLFKHKRSRDRHIKLHTGDKKYHCHECEAAFSRSDHLKIHLKTHSSSKPFKCSVCKRGFSSTSSLQSHMQAHKKNKEHLAKSEKEAKKDDFMCDYCEDTFSQTEELEKHVLTLHPQLSEKADLQCIHCPEVFVDESTLLAHIHQAHANQKHKCPMCPEQFSSVEGVYCHLDSHRQPDSSNHSVSPDPVLGSVASMSSATPDSSASVERGSTPDSTLKPLRGQKKMREDGQSWSKVVYSCPYCSKRDFTSLAVLEIHLKTIHADKPQQSHTCQICLDSMPTLYNLNEHVRKLHKSHAYPLMQFGNISAFHCNYCPEMFADINSLQEHIRVSHCGPSANPPDGNNAFFCNQCSMGFLTESSLTEHIQQAHCSVGSTKLESPVVQPTQSFMEVYSCPYCTNSPIFGSILKLTKHIKENHKNIPLAHSKKSKAEQSPGSSDVEVSSPKRQRLSGSANSISNGEYPCNQCDLKFSNFESFQTHLKLHLELLLRKQACPQCKEDFDSQESLLQHLTVHYMTTSTHYVCESCDKQFSSVDDLQKHLLDMHTFVLYHCTLCQEVFDSKVSIQVHLAVKHSNEKKMYRCTACNWDFRKEADLQVHVKHSHLGNPAKAHKCIFCGETFSTEVELQCHITTHSKKYNCRFCSKAFHAVLLLEKHLREKHCVFDAAAENGTTNGVPPASAKKAEPADLQGMLLKNPEAPNSHEASEDDVDASEPMYGCDICGAAYTMEVLLQNHRLRDHNIRPGEDDGSRKKAEFIKGSHKCNVCSRTFFSENGLREHLQTHRGPAKHYMCPICGERFPSLLTLTEHKVTHSKSLDTGTCRICKMPLQSEEEFIEHCQMHPDLRNSLTGFRCVVCMQTVTSTLELKIHGTFHMQKLAGSSAASSPNGQGLQKLYKCALCLKEFRSKQDLVRLDVNGLPYGLCAGCMARSANGQVGGLAPPEPADRPCAGLRCPECNVKFESAEDLESHMQVDHRDLTPETSGPRKGAQTSPVPRKKTYQCIKCQMTFENEREIQIHVANHMIEEGINHECKLCNQMFDSPAKLLCHLIEHSFEGMGGTFKCPVCFTVFVQANKLQQHIFAVHGQEDKIYDCSQCPQKFFFQTELQNHTMSQHAQ
- the Znf423 gene encoding zinc finger protein 423 isoform X3: MIGDGCDLGLGEEEGGTGLPYPCQFCDKSFIRLSYLKRHEQIHSDKLPFKCTFCSRLFKHKRSRDRHIKLHTGDKKYHCHECEAAFSRSDHLKIHLKTHSSSKPFKCSVCKRGFSSTSSLQSHMQAHKKNKEHLAKSEKEAKKDDFMCDYCEDTFSQTEELEKHVLTLHPQLSEKADLQCIHCPEVFVDESTLLAHIHQAHANQKHKCPMCPEQFSSVEGVYCHLDSHRQPDSSNHSVSPDPVLGSVASMSSATPDSSASVERGSTPDSTLKPLRGQKKMREDGQSWSKVVYSCPYCSKRDFTSLAVLEIHLKTIHADKPQQSHTCQICLDSMPTLYNLNEHVRKLHKSHAYPLMQFGNISAFHCNYCPEMFADINSLQEHIRVSHCGPSANPPDGNNAFFCNQCSMGFLTESSLTEHIQQAHCSVGSTKLESPVVQPTQSFMEVYSCPYCTNSPIFGSILKLTKHIKENHKNIPLAHSKKSKAEQSPGSSDVEVSSPKRQRLSGSANSISNGEYPCNQCDLKFSNFESFQTHLKLHLELLLRKQACPQCKEDFDSQESLLQHLTVHYMTTSTHYVCESCDKQFSSVDDLQKHLLDMHTFVLYHCTLCQEVFDSKVSIQVHLAVKHSNEKKMYRCTACNWDFRKEADLQVHVKHSHLGNPAKAHKCIFCGETFSTEVELQCHITTHSKKYNCRFCSKAFHAVLLLEKHLREKHCVFDAAAENGTTNGVPPASAKKAEPADLQGMLLKNPEAPNSHEASEDDVDASEPMYGCDICGAAYTMEVLLQNHRLRDHNIRPGEDDGSRKKAEFIKGSHKCNVCSRTFFSENGLREHLQTHRGPAKHYMCPICGERFPSLLTLTEHKVTHSKSLDTGTCRICKMPLQSEEEFIEHCQMHPDLRNSLTGFRCVVCMQTVTSTLELKIHGTFHMQKLAGSSAASSPNGQGLQKLYKCALCLKEFRSKQDLVRLDVNGLPYGLCAGCMARSANGQVGGLAPPEPADRPCAGLRCPECNVKFESAEDLESHMQVDHRDLTPETSGPRKGAQTSPVPRKKTYQCIKCQMTFENEREIQIHVANHMIEEGINHECKLCNQMFDSPAKLLCHLIEHSFEGMGGTFKCPVCFTVFVQANKLQQHIFAVHGQEDKIYDCSQCPQKFFFQTELQNHTMSQHAQ